The Saccharothrix violaceirubra genome segment TCCACGAGTCGGGCGCCGACCGGCGCGCTGACGGTGCTGCCGTTGGCCTGGTACAGCGGGCCGCTGCCGTCGCCGCCGACGGCGTCGAGGGCGTCGCGCACGGCGCGGGCGCCGACGGTGAGCCGGTCGCGGTTCTCCCGCACGGCACCGGAGATCTCCGCGGAGATGGCCAGCAGCGCGGTGCGGTGCTCGGTGAAGACGTCCCGCCACGGCTCGCCCACGTGCTCGGCGATCTCGGCGAGCGAGGCACCGGGCGCGAGGCCCAGTTCGTCCACAAGGGTGTCGACGAGTACCGCGCGCAGC includes the following:
- the flgN gene encoding flagellar export chaperone FlgN; protein product: MSLVETSAALWRQRELLSMLLYKLQVESLVLASGRTRWLGTATHEVERVLARVREADVLRAVLVDTLVDELGLAPGASLAEIAEHVGEPWRDVFTEHRTALLAISAEISGAVRENRDRLTVGARAVRDALDAVGGDGSGPLYQANGSTVSAPVGARLVDEAL